One Candidatus Sulfurimonas baltica DNA segment encodes these proteins:
- a CDS encoding CcdB family protein: MENLGSVVCSVKDKRDEIISAVDFMTTGF; encoded by the coding sequence ATGGAAAATCTAGGTTCTGTAGTCTGTTCAGTAAAAGATAAAAGAGATGAAATTATCTCGGCAGTTGACTTTATGACAACTGGTTTTTAA
- a CDS encoding type II toxin-antitoxin system RelE family toxin, producing MFKIIIPQATFKELEKIDSENQKLIFFKIKDLEKGVFTADKALKGKHKGKFRKRAGNYRIVYLKENDILVITLIRIAHRKEVY from the coding sequence ATGTTCAAAATCATAATTCCTCAAGCTACATTTAAAGAGCTAGAAAAGATAGACTCTGAAAATCAAAAACTTATTTTTTTCAAAATTAAAGACCTTGAAAAAGGAGTCTTTACAGCAGACAAAGCTTTAAAGGGAAAACACAAAGGTAAGTTTAGAAAAAGAGCTGGGAATTACAGAATAGTATATTTAAAAGAAAATGATATTTTGGTGATTACCCTTATCAGAATAGCCCATAGAAAAGAAGTATACTAA
- a CDS encoding CopG family transcriptional regulator — protein MKKAINIRMDELLLTDLDSYAHELDRSRTYIIEKAVSTYFDTLDEMISDKRIDELKAGKTEVYSLEEVAQRLGLN, from the coding sequence ATGAAAAAAGCAATTAATATTCGTATGGATGAACTGTTATTAACTGATTTAGATTCATATGCTCATGAATTAGACCGGTCGCGAACATATATCATAGAAAAAGCTGTTAGTACATATTTTGACACATTGGATGAAATGATTTCTGATAAAAGAATTGATGAACTTAAAGCTGGAAAAACTGAAGTATATTCACTAGAAGAAGTTGCACAAAGACTTGGTCTTAATTAA
- the murJ gene encoding murein biosynthesis integral membrane protein MurJ — protein sequence MFKAIFTNSFGILFSRILGFLRDLLTASTLGANVYSDIFFIAFKLPNLFRRIFAEGAFTQVFIPAYARSKHKSVFVANIFVIFLSIIVVITLLVNLLPSLATQAIAVGFDDKTVEIASPYVAINFWYLPLIFSVTFLSTLLQYKHHFATTAFSTALLNISLILALYLSEDKSQSEIVYYLSFGVVIGGVLQLFAHMIAIQRLGLYKLTCGGFKYLKNKSIKIKNETRKFKKQFFPAIWGNSTPQVSAFLDTFLASFLVTGSISYLYYANRIFQLPLALFAIATSIALFPSVARYIKNNDEAKALAYLKKAFWFLTFLLTASAIGGVVLSKEITWLLFERGSFAAQDTANTSLVLQMYMIGLLPYGLQKLFLLWLYAKEQQLRAAKIATFSLASYILFALTLISPMGASGLALAGTISGLVGFTLTIKAFGLKNFFDILRNKNAIYLVVGSVAFTIGLVLFKDFIQIYM from the coding sequence ATGTTTAAAGCAATTTTTACCAATAGTTTTGGAATTTTATTTTCAAGAATTCTAGGATTTTTAAGAGATTTACTGACCGCTTCAACTCTTGGTGCAAACGTCTATAGTGATATATTTTTTATAGCCTTTAAGCTACCAAATCTTTTTCGAAGAATTTTTGCAGAGGGTGCTTTTACCCAAGTCTTTATTCCGGCCTATGCAAGGTCTAAACACAAATCAGTTTTTGTAGCAAATATCTTTGTAATTTTTTTATCAATTATAGTAGTTATTACTTTGCTTGTAAATCTTCTTCCAAGTCTTGCAACACAAGCTATAGCCGTTGGTTTTGATGATAAAACAGTAGAGATAGCTTCCCCTTATGTTGCTATAAATTTTTGGTATCTTCCGCTTATATTTTCAGTCACTTTTTTAAGTACTCTGCTCCAATATAAGCACCATTTTGCAACTACTGCTTTCTCGACTGCTCTGCTAAATATTTCACTCATTTTAGCTCTGTATCTCTCTGAGGACAAGAGCCAAAGTGAGATAGTTTATTACCTTAGTTTTGGCGTAGTTATCGGAGGAGTTTTGCAGCTCTTTGCACATATGATAGCTATACAAAGGTTGGGTCTGTACAAGCTTACATGTGGCGGCTTTAAATATTTAAAAAACAAGTCAATAAAAATCAAAAATGAGACAAGAAAATTCAAAAAACAGTTTTTTCCTGCAATTTGGGGCAATTCTACCCCTCAGGTGAGTGCATTTTTAGACACCTTCTTGGCATCTTTTTTAGTAACTGGCTCAATCAGTTATCTCTACTATGCAAACCGTATATTTCAACTCCCCCTTGCTCTTTTTGCTATAGCTACTTCCATAGCCCTTTTTCCGAGTGTTGCCAGATATATAAAAAATAATGATGAAGCTAAAGCCCTCGCATACCTGAAAAAAGCCTTCTGGTTTTTAACATTTTTACTCACAGCCAGTGCCATTGGAGGAGTCGTTCTCTCAAAGGAGATTACTTGGCTACTTTTTGAGAGAGGTTCTTTTGCTGCACAAGATACGGCAAATACTTCACTAGTACTTCAAATGTATATGATTGGACTTCTCCCGTATGGTCTTCAAAAACTATTCTTATTATGGTTATACGCAAAAGAGCAACAACTTCGTGCCGCAAAAATAGCAACATTTTCCCTAGCTTCATACATTCTCTTTGCTCTAACTCTTATCTCTCCAATGGGAGCAAGTGGTTTAGCTCTTGCAGGGACAATCAGCGGTTTAGTAGGCTTTACGCTTACCATAAAAGCATTCGGTCTAAAAAACTTTTTTGATATACTTCGAAATAAAAATGCCATCTACCTTGTCGTTGGTTCTGTCGCATTTACCATAGGACTTGTGCTTTTTAAAGACTTTATTCAAATCTACATGTAG
- a CDS encoding flagellar assembly protein A, with product MGLFGSSKEESTISKKIRPTVIRTENVAKELVELAKKNNINTSSLDFTILEVQTYKRICKVEQVKEEVVWEEIDRDEIYKLDDVTSILNPDFQIKQVYEIEMFSKESDGDGDMFKDFHAAVGANATKCKVYLSIKEGSKVKATPNFEVEFLNYINKSKIRAGILINIFDEMLDEMVSKVSALVKVDGSLKYEKNENILIAESYEPMQTIDDDLILHFEHKKEAGENDRVDYSSRGFIKSVLKDDLLIEYVKPKKGKAGRNCRGEFMEPREPEVTHEPTFTVDETIKIVDNPDNIQYIAKENGYISLDGTAYTIKSDMDVESINFKTTGSITSGLDSDVTLSVKENDAQKDAIGNGMSVEVSEIDIKGNVGPNAKVHARRATVNGQTHGTSELRADDLTINVHKGLAIGGNIKITRLEHGTVIGNKVEVEQAMGGDIRAKDIEISVCTSHVEATASRLIEIKKLQGSENIFTIDPLLQKEKKSGLSENKAEIYELRTSINEIANEMAKYKKLINDNMSAYNEVKKKLIHYKNNGIKMPAAFINKYKQFQKMQEHLELIKEERQTKEDKLTLLTTQTASFQDNIFDARIINRDRWVGHNELVFKLVDPPIELRFTPSEGSNDEVFALVENSDGQYEIRAIKE from the coding sequence ATGGGATTATTTGGATCAAGCAAAGAAGAATCTACAATATCAAAAAAAATTCGTCCAACAGTTATAAGAACAGAAAATGTTGCTAAAGAGTTGGTGGAATTAGCAAAAAAAAACAATATTAACACATCAAGTTTAGATTTTACAATATTGGAAGTTCAAACATATAAAAGAATTTGTAAAGTTGAGCAGGTTAAAGAAGAAGTTGTATGGGAAGAGATTGATAGAGATGAAATATACAAGCTTGATGATGTTACCTCTATATTAAACCCTGACTTTCAGATAAAACAAGTTTATGAAATAGAGATGTTTTCAAAAGAGAGTGACGGCGACGGTGACATGTTTAAGGATTTTCATGCAGCAGTCGGCGCAAATGCTACAAAGTGCAAAGTTTATTTAAGCATAAAAGAGGGCTCAAAGGTTAAAGCAACTCCTAATTTTGAAGTGGAATTTTTAAACTATATAAACAAAAGTAAAATTCGTGCCGGAATACTTATTAATATCTTTGATGAGATGCTTGACGAAATGGTATCAAAAGTATCTGCTTTGGTAAAAGTTGACGGAAGCCTAAAATATGAAAAAAATGAAAATATTCTTATTGCAGAGTCATATGAGCCAATGCAGACAATTGATGATGATTTAATACTCCATTTTGAGCATAAGAAAGAGGCCGGAGAGAATGATCGCGTTGACTACTCCAGCAGAGGTTTTATTAAGAGTGTCCTCAAGGATGACCTTTTAATTGAGTATGTCAAACCAAAAAAAGGCAAGGCAGGTAGGAACTGCCGCGGTGAGTTTATGGAACCTAGAGAGCCTGAAGTGACTCATGAGCCAACATTTACCGTAGATGAAACAATAAAAATAGTAGATAATCCTGACAATATTCAATACATAGCCAAAGAGAATGGGTATATCTCTTTAGATGGAACAGCATATACTATTAAATCAGATATGGATGTAGAGTCAATTAATTTTAAAACAACCGGTTCAATTACATCTGGTTTAGACTCGGATGTTACTCTGAGCGTAAAAGAGAATGATGCACAAAAAGATGCTATCGGTAATGGTATGAGTGTTGAAGTAAGCGAGATTGATATAAAAGGGAATGTTGGACCAAATGCAAAGGTTCATGCCAGAAGAGCTACTGTAAATGGGCAAACACATGGCACTTCAGAGTTGCGGGCAGATGATTTAACAATTAATGTGCACAAAGGCTTAGCAATCGGTGGGAATATTAAAATAACACGACTTGAACATGGAACAGTTATAGGAAACAAAGTTGAAGTTGAGCAAGCTATGGGAGGGGATATTAGAGCCAAAGATATAGAAATAAGTGTATGTACCTCTCATGTCGAAGCTACAGCCTCTCGTCTTATAGAAATTAAAAAACTTCAAGGTAGTGAGAATATTTTTACAATAGACCCTCTTTTGCAAAAAGAAAAAAAATCTGGACTTAGTGAAAACAAGGCTGAAATTTATGAACTTCGCACAAGCATTAATGAAATAGCCAATGAGATGGCTAAATATAAAAAACTTATTAACGATAACATGTCTGCGTATAATGAGGTTAAAAAAAAGTTAATACACTATAAAAACAATGGTATAAAAATGCCGGCAGCATTTATAAATAAGTATAAACAGTTTCAAAAAATGCAAGAGCATCTGGAATTAATAAAAGAAGAGAGACAGACTAAAGAGGACAAGCTCACACTTTTAACAACACAAACGGCATCTTTTCAAGATAATATTTTTGATGCAAGGATAATAAATCGTGATAGATGGGTTGGACATAACGAGTTGGTTTTTAAACTTGTAGATCCACCAATAGAGCTTAGATTTACCCCATCAGAGGGCTCCAATGATGAAGTGTTTGCTTTAGTTGAAAACTCAGATGGACAGTATGAAATAAGGGCAATTAAAGAGTGA
- the ruvA gene encoding Holliday junction branch migration protein RuvA, which produces MIVGLHGVVEHKEPTFIHVEVSGVVYEVFISLQSFSAISSNKVKLFTSHIIREDAQLLFGFLDMGEKKLFERLIKISGVGPKVAIAICSTYSPNQFATIINNKDIKAVQKVPGIGPKSAGRILVELNGFDIDLLSSSQEPKSRAFSEASEALESLGFKKDKISKVLSACSGSDTASLVKEALKLLQTI; this is translated from the coding sequence ATGATAGTTGGATTACACGGAGTTGTTGAGCATAAAGAACCAACATTTATACATGTAGAAGTTAGCGGCGTAGTTTATGAGGTTTTTATATCGCTACAAAGTTTTTCAGCAATCAGCAGCAATAAAGTGAAGCTCTTTACCTCCCATATAATTCGTGAGGATGCCCAACTGCTGTTTGGTTTTTTAGATATGGGCGAGAAGAAGCTTTTTGAGAGGTTAATTAAAATTAGCGGAGTAGGTCCAAAAGTTGCAATTGCAATTTGCTCTACTTACTCCCCAAATCAGTTTGCAACTATTATAAATAACAAAGATATTAAGGCAGTTCAAAAAGTCCCAGGTATTGGTCCAAAGAGTGCAGGGCGTATTTTGGTTGAGCTAAACGGCTTTGATATTGATTTGCTTTCATCCTCACAAGAGCCAAAAAGCAGGGCATTTAGTGAAGCGAGTGAGGCATTGGAGTCATTAGGATTTAAAAAAGATAAAATCTCTAAGGTTTTAAGTGCGTGTTCTGGAAGTGATACCGCTTCACTAGTAAAAGAGGCTTTAAAACTTCTTCAAACAATTTAA
- a CDS encoding D-alanine--D-alanine ligase, with the protein MKLTILFGGASFEHEISIVSAITLKEKLSDSDLSFVFCDQDHTFYLIEPSKMRATTFSKGEYKKMPKLVLSKGAFTQKSMFSSKEHAGIFLNLIHGADGEDGSIAALLDFYSIKYIGPRIDASVFSYDKRYTKWLCNERGIKSVKYEELSSKEHSNIKIPYPVIIKPARLGSSIGVSIVKEEGELDYALDSAFEYDKSVIVEPFLEGVKEYNLAGFMANSVMHFSIVEEPHKEEFLDFEKKYMDFSRSDRALKADISAELESKLKKTFIKVYKNLFEGSLIRCDFFVVEGEVYLNEINPIPGSMANYLFEDFQASIELLANSLPHAKRAKVNYDYIHSITKAKGK; encoded by the coding sequence TTGAAATTAACAATTTTATTCGGTGGAGCTAGTTTCGAGCATGAAATTAGTATAGTAAGTGCTATAACTTTAAAAGAGAAATTATCAGATTCTGATTTAAGCTTTGTTTTTTGTGATCAAGATCATACATTCTATTTAATAGAGCCATCAAAAATGAGAGCAACCACTTTTAGCAAAGGCGAGTATAAAAAAATGCCTAAGCTGGTTCTATCTAAAGGTGCTTTTACTCAAAAAAGTATGTTTAGCTCTAAAGAGCATGCCGGTATATTTTTAAATCTTATTCATGGAGCAGATGGCGAGGATGGTTCAATTGCGGCTCTGCTGGATTTTTATTCAATTAAATATATTGGACCAAGAATAGATGCGAGTGTGTTTTCATATGACAAAAGATATACAAAGTGGTTATGTAATGAGAGAGGGATTAAAAGTGTAAAGTATGAAGAGTTAAGCTCAAAAGAACACAGTAATATTAAAATACCATATCCAGTTATTATCAAACCTGCTCGTCTTGGAAGTTCCATTGGAGTGAGTATAGTAAAAGAAGAGGGTGAACTTGACTATGCCTTGGATAGTGCATTCGAGTATGACAAAAGTGTTATCGTTGAGCCTTTTTTAGAGGGTGTAAAAGAGTATAACCTAGCTGGATTTATGGCGAATTCTGTGATGCATTTTTCTATAGTAGAAGAGCCTCATAAAGAGGAGTTCTTAGACTTTGAAAAAAAATATATGGACTTTTCAAGAAGCGACAGAGCTTTAAAAGCGGATATAAGTGCTGAGCTAGAATCAAAATTAAAGAAAACTTTTATAAAAGTTTATAAAAATCTTTTTGAAGGATCACTTATAAGATGTGATTTTTTTGTGGTAGAGGGTGAAGTGTATCTAAATGAGATTAATCCTATTCCTGGCTCTATGGCAAATTATCTTTTTGAAGATTTTCAAGCTTCTATTGAACTTTTAGCAAACTCATTACCGCATGCAAAAAGGGCAAAAGTTAATTATGACTATATTCACTCAATCACAAAAGCAAAAGGTAAATAA
- a CDS encoding alpha/beta fold hydrolase: MAVKSIQFNHHTLDISYEILNPKAKIDLIVLHGWGSNKGLMKNSFGPYMNSFRHIYIDLPGFGNSTCNLTLTTKDYARVVELLMVHLNASKDIIVGHSFGGKVALLLEPKVLVLLSSAGIYVKKSFKVYAKITLFKMLKVFGLARLRNLFVADDAKSLSEPMYQTFKNVVNEDFSYEFSQYGGKALLCWGKEDTATPLSSAHKIDELISDSHLIAYEGGHFFFMDHSQDISDHIQNTFLKTLEHK; encoded by the coding sequence ATGGCAGTTAAGTCTATACAGTTTAATCATCATACTTTAGATATAAGTTATGAGATATTAAATCCAAAGGCAAAAATTGATTTAATAGTTTTACACGGTTGGGGCAGTAATAAGGGTTTGATGAAAAACTCATTCGGACCTTATATGAATAGTTTTCGTCATATTTATATTGATTTGCCAGGGTTTGGTAACTCTACATGTAACTTAACGCTTACTACAAAAGATTATGCAAGAGTGGTAGAGCTTCTGATGGTTCACTTAAATGCTTCTAAAGACATAATAGTGGGGCACTCTTTTGGTGGTAAGGTTGCACTTTTACTTGAACCAAAAGTACTTGTATTGCTCTCTAGTGCCGGTATTTATGTTAAGAAATCATTTAAAGTGTATGCTAAAATAACTCTATTTAAAATGCTTAAAGTATTTGGTTTAGCAAGGCTTAGAAATTTATTTGTGGCAGATGATGCAAAATCTTTAAGTGAGCCGATGTATCAAACTTTTAAAAATGTAGTAAATGAAGATTTTTCATATGAGTTTTCTCAGTATGGAGGCAAAGCTCTTCTTTGTTGGGGTAAGGAAGATACAGCCACACCGCTAAGCAGTGCACACAAGATAGACGAGCTTATATCGGATTCTCATCTCATAGCCTACGAAGGTGGACATTTCTTTTTCATGGACCATTCACAAGATATTTCTGATCATATACAAAATACATTTCTAAAAACGCTGGAACATAAATAA